In Rhinoraja longicauda isolate Sanriku21f chromosome 6, sRhiLon1.1, whole genome shotgun sequence, the following proteins share a genomic window:
- the LOC144594516 gene encoding E3 ubiquitin/ISG15 ligase TRIM25-like isoform X2: MASVQGHGSSPRQMRVSADRLLCSICLEVFRQPATIPCGHSFCLECIEQLWERQAGSAAYTCPQCRQAFDPRPPLRPNPVLCGIALDLAAVGEPQAEAETEAAPGLTPCDVCTAERQPAARSCLLCLASYCERHLRPHRRSPAFRDHPLAPPAADVGRRKCGPHRKHLELYCRTDKAFICGLCLAADHRTHRVVPLDEEAESLKVKPGKELKKADLEMGKQLQETLLEIGSLQQDMDSIVRTSEKVELEITNHFSAMTESIEETLRVVIEIIGREQQAALSQAKAIRAQLEQKCMELREKKLQLEILASKSDNFKLVQESLCFSTASQVPDIPRLKSDLHSMLERASKAAAELSSQVKECLRRAMKRKLKSTGRGGCEKSVQTSVTSYYTSLLPPESKIRKNFEESLPSQSSATAPPSHANPILSSGPCRCHEADI, translated from the exons ATGGCCTCGGTGCAAGGGCACGGCTCCAGTCCGCGGCAGATGAGGGTGTCGGCCGACAGGCTGCTGTGCTCCATCTGCCTGGAGGTGTTCCGCCAGCCCGCCACCATTCCGTGCGGCCACAGCTTCTGCCTGGAGTGCATCGAGCAGCTGTGGGAGCGGCAGGCAGGCTCGGCGGCCTACACCTGCCCTCAGTGCCGCCAGGCCTTCGACCCTAGGCCCCCGCTCCGCCCCAACCCAGTGCTGTGCGGCATCGCGCTGGACCTGGCGGCCGTGGGCGAGCCGCAGGCCGAGGCCGAGACGGAGGCGGCGCCGGGCCTGACGCCCTGCGATGTGTGCACGGCGGAGAGGCAGCCGGCCGCCCGCTCCTGCCTCCTCTGCCTCGCCTCCTACTGCGAGCGGCACCTGAGGCCTCACCGCCGCAGCCCCGCCTTCCGCGACCACCCGCTGGCGCCGCCCGCGGCCGACGTTGGCCGCCGCAAATGCGGGCCCCACCGCAAGCACCTGGAGCTCTACTGCCGCACCGACAAGGCCTTCATCTGCGGCCTGTGCCTGGCCGCCGACCACCGCACCCACCGGGTGGTGCCGCTGGACGAGGAGGCGGAGAGCCTGAAGGTGAAGCCTGGG AAAGAACTTAAGAAGGCTGACTTGGAGATGGGGAAGCAGTTGCAGGAGACCCTGCTTGAGATTGGATCACTTCAGCAAGACATGGACTCCATTGTG AGAACTTCGGAGAAAGTGGAATTGGAAATCACCAACCATTTTTCTGCAATGACTGAATCAATTGAAGAGACTCTGCGAGTGGTGATTGAGATAATTGGCAGGGAGCAGCAAGCAGCCTTGAGCCAGGCCAAAGCCATCCGAGCCCAGCTGGAACAGAAATGCATGGAGCTCCGAGAGAAGAAACTCCAGCTGGAAATCTTGGCTAGCAAGAGTGATAATTTCAAATTGGTACAG GAATCCCTTTGTTTCAGCACTGCTTCCCAAGTCCCTGACATCCCACGGTTGAAGTCGGACTTGCACTCCATGCTGGAACGTGCCAGCAAGGCTGCAGCAGAGCTCTCCTCTCAGGTGAAGGAGTGCCTCCGTCGAGCAATGAAGCGCAAACTGAAGAGCACAGGTAGGGGAG GGTGTGAAAAAAGTGTTCAAACATCAGTGACATCTTACTACACCTCTCTGCTTCCCCCCGAGTCCAAGATTCGGAAGAACTTTGAAGAAT CACTCCCATCACAAAGCAGTGCGACTGCTCCTCCAAGCCACGCCAATCCGATCCTTTCCTCTGGACCCTGCAG aTGCCATGAAGCTGACATCTGA
- the LOC144594516 gene encoding E3 ubiquitin/ISG15 ligase TRIM25-like isoform X1, translated as MASVQGHGSSPRQMRVSADRLLCSICLEVFRQPATIPCGHSFCLECIEQLWERQAGSAAYTCPQCRQAFDPRPPLRPNPVLCGIALDLAAVGEPQAEAETEAAPGLTPCDVCTAERQPAARSCLLCLASYCERHLRPHRRSPAFRDHPLAPPAADVGRRKCGPHRKHLELYCRTDKAFICGLCLAADHRTHRVVPLDEEAESLKVKPGKELKKADLEMGKQLQETLLEIGSLQQDMDSIVRTSEKVELEITNHFSAMTESIEETLRVVIEIIGREQQAALSQAKAIRAQLEQKCMELREKKLQLEILASKSDNFKLVQESLCFSTASQVPDIPRLKSDLHSMLERASKAAAELSSQVKECLRRAMKRKLKSTGRGGCEKSVQTSVTSYYTSLLPPESKIRKNFEESLPSQSSATAPPSHANPILSSGPCRIQGCVLF; from the exons ATGGCCTCGGTGCAAGGGCACGGCTCCAGTCCGCGGCAGATGAGGGTGTCGGCCGACAGGCTGCTGTGCTCCATCTGCCTGGAGGTGTTCCGCCAGCCCGCCACCATTCCGTGCGGCCACAGCTTCTGCCTGGAGTGCATCGAGCAGCTGTGGGAGCGGCAGGCAGGCTCGGCGGCCTACACCTGCCCTCAGTGCCGCCAGGCCTTCGACCCTAGGCCCCCGCTCCGCCCCAACCCAGTGCTGTGCGGCATCGCGCTGGACCTGGCGGCCGTGGGCGAGCCGCAGGCCGAGGCCGAGACGGAGGCGGCGCCGGGCCTGACGCCCTGCGATGTGTGCACGGCGGAGAGGCAGCCGGCCGCCCGCTCCTGCCTCCTCTGCCTCGCCTCCTACTGCGAGCGGCACCTGAGGCCTCACCGCCGCAGCCCCGCCTTCCGCGACCACCCGCTGGCGCCGCCCGCGGCCGACGTTGGCCGCCGCAAATGCGGGCCCCACCGCAAGCACCTGGAGCTCTACTGCCGCACCGACAAGGCCTTCATCTGCGGCCTGTGCCTGGCCGCCGACCACCGCACCCACCGGGTGGTGCCGCTGGACGAGGAGGCGGAGAGCCTGAAGGTGAAGCCTGGG AAAGAACTTAAGAAGGCTGACTTGGAGATGGGGAAGCAGTTGCAGGAGACCCTGCTTGAGATTGGATCACTTCAGCAAGACATGGACTCCATTGTG AGAACTTCGGAGAAAGTGGAATTGGAAATCACCAACCATTTTTCTGCAATGACTGAATCAATTGAAGAGACTCTGCGAGTGGTGATTGAGATAATTGGCAGGGAGCAGCAAGCAGCCTTGAGCCAGGCCAAAGCCATCCGAGCCCAGCTGGAACAGAAATGCATGGAGCTCCGAGAGAAGAAACTCCAGCTGGAAATCTTGGCTAGCAAGAGTGATAATTTCAAATTGGTACAG GAATCCCTTTGTTTCAGCACTGCTTCCCAAGTCCCTGACATCCCACGGTTGAAGTCGGACTTGCACTCCATGCTGGAACGTGCCAGCAAGGCTGCAGCAGAGCTCTCCTCTCAGGTGAAGGAGTGCCTCCGTCGAGCAATGAAGCGCAAACTGAAGAGCACAGGTAGGGGAG GGTGTGAAAAAAGTGTTCAAACATCAGTGACATCTTACTACACCTCTCTGCTTCCCCCCGAGTCCAAGATTCGGAAGAACTTTGAAGAAT CACTCCCATCACAAAGCAGTGCGACTGCTCCTCCAAGCCACGCCAATCCGATCCTTTCCTCTGGACCCTGCAG GATCCAGGGCTGTGTTTTATTCTga
- the LOC144594516 gene encoding E3 ubiquitin/ISG15 ligase TRIM25-like isoform X3, with protein sequence MASVQGHGSSPRQMRVSADRLLCSICLEVFRQPATIPCGHSFCLECIEQLWERQAGSAAYTCPQCRQAFDPRPPLRPNPVLCGIALDLAAVGEPQAEAETEAAPGLTPCDVCTAERQPAARSCLLCLASYCERHLRPHRRSPAFRDHPLAPPAADVGRRKCGPHRKHLELYCRTDKAFICGLCLAADHRTHRVVPLDEEAESLKVKPGKELKKADLEMGKQLQETLLEIGSLQQDMDSIVRTSEKVELEITNHFSAMTESIEETLRVVIEIIGREQQAALSQAKAIRAQLEQKCMELREKKLQLEILASKSDNFKLVQESLCFSTASQVPDIPRLKSDLHSMLERASKAAAELSSQVKECLRRAMKRKLKSTGCEKSVQTSVTSYYTSLLPPESKIRKNFEESLPSQSSATAPPSHANPILSSGPCRIQGCVLF encoded by the exons ATGGCCTCGGTGCAAGGGCACGGCTCCAGTCCGCGGCAGATGAGGGTGTCGGCCGACAGGCTGCTGTGCTCCATCTGCCTGGAGGTGTTCCGCCAGCCCGCCACCATTCCGTGCGGCCACAGCTTCTGCCTGGAGTGCATCGAGCAGCTGTGGGAGCGGCAGGCAGGCTCGGCGGCCTACACCTGCCCTCAGTGCCGCCAGGCCTTCGACCCTAGGCCCCCGCTCCGCCCCAACCCAGTGCTGTGCGGCATCGCGCTGGACCTGGCGGCCGTGGGCGAGCCGCAGGCCGAGGCCGAGACGGAGGCGGCGCCGGGCCTGACGCCCTGCGATGTGTGCACGGCGGAGAGGCAGCCGGCCGCCCGCTCCTGCCTCCTCTGCCTCGCCTCCTACTGCGAGCGGCACCTGAGGCCTCACCGCCGCAGCCCCGCCTTCCGCGACCACCCGCTGGCGCCGCCCGCGGCCGACGTTGGCCGCCGCAAATGCGGGCCCCACCGCAAGCACCTGGAGCTCTACTGCCGCACCGACAAGGCCTTCATCTGCGGCCTGTGCCTGGCCGCCGACCACCGCACCCACCGGGTGGTGCCGCTGGACGAGGAGGCGGAGAGCCTGAAGGTGAAGCCTGGG AAAGAACTTAAGAAGGCTGACTTGGAGATGGGGAAGCAGTTGCAGGAGACCCTGCTTGAGATTGGATCACTTCAGCAAGACATGGACTCCATTGTG AGAACTTCGGAGAAAGTGGAATTGGAAATCACCAACCATTTTTCTGCAATGACTGAATCAATTGAAGAGACTCTGCGAGTGGTGATTGAGATAATTGGCAGGGAGCAGCAAGCAGCCTTGAGCCAGGCCAAAGCCATCCGAGCCCAGCTGGAACAGAAATGCATGGAGCTCCGAGAGAAGAAACTCCAGCTGGAAATCTTGGCTAGCAAGAGTGATAATTTCAAATTGGTACAG GAATCCCTTTGTTTCAGCACTGCTTCCCAAGTCCCTGACATCCCACGGTTGAAGTCGGACTTGCACTCCATGCTGGAACGTGCCAGCAAGGCTGCAGCAGAGCTCTCCTCTCAGGTGAAGGAGTGCCTCCGTCGAGCAATGAAGCGCAAACTGAAGAGCACAG GGTGTGAAAAAAGTGTTCAAACATCAGTGACATCTTACTACACCTCTCTGCTTCCCCCCGAGTCCAAGATTCGGAAGAACTTTGAAGAAT CACTCCCATCACAAAGCAGTGCGACTGCTCCTCCAAGCCACGCCAATCCGATCCTTTCCTCTGGACCCTGCAG GATCCAGGGCTGTGTTTTATTCTga
- the LOC144594516 gene encoding E3 ubiquitin/ISG15 ligase TRIM25-like isoform X4, producing MASVQGHGSSPRQMRVSADRLLCSICLEVFRQPATIPCGHSFCLECIEQLWERQAGSAAYTCPQCRQAFDPRPPLRPNPVLCGIALDLAAVGEPQAEAETEAAPGLTPCDVCTAERQPAARSCLLCLASYCERHLRPHRRSPAFRDHPLAPPAADVGRRKCGPHRKHLELYCRTDKAFICGLCLAADHRTHRVVPLDEEAESLKKELKKADLEMGKQLQETLLEIGSLQQDMDSIVRTSEKVELEITNHFSAMTESIEETLRVVIEIIGREQQAALSQAKAIRAQLEQKCMELREKKLQLEILASKSDNFKLVQESLCFSTASQVPDIPRLKSDLHSMLERASKAAAELSSQVKECLRRAMKRKLKSTGRGGCEKSVQTSVTSYYTSLLPPESKIRKNFEESLPSQSSATAPPSHANPILSSGPCRIQGCVLF from the exons ATGGCCTCGGTGCAAGGGCACGGCTCCAGTCCGCGGCAGATGAGGGTGTCGGCCGACAGGCTGCTGTGCTCCATCTGCCTGGAGGTGTTCCGCCAGCCCGCCACCATTCCGTGCGGCCACAGCTTCTGCCTGGAGTGCATCGAGCAGCTGTGGGAGCGGCAGGCAGGCTCGGCGGCCTACACCTGCCCTCAGTGCCGCCAGGCCTTCGACCCTAGGCCCCCGCTCCGCCCCAACCCAGTGCTGTGCGGCATCGCGCTGGACCTGGCGGCCGTGGGCGAGCCGCAGGCCGAGGCCGAGACGGAGGCGGCGCCGGGCCTGACGCCCTGCGATGTGTGCACGGCGGAGAGGCAGCCGGCCGCCCGCTCCTGCCTCCTCTGCCTCGCCTCCTACTGCGAGCGGCACCTGAGGCCTCACCGCCGCAGCCCCGCCTTCCGCGACCACCCGCTGGCGCCGCCCGCGGCCGACGTTGGCCGCCGCAAATGCGGGCCCCACCGCAAGCACCTGGAGCTCTACTGCCGCACCGACAAGGCCTTCATCTGCGGCCTGTGCCTGGCCGCCGACCACCGCACCCACCGGGTGGTGCCGCTGGACGAGGAGGCGGAGAGCCTGAAG AAAGAACTTAAGAAGGCTGACTTGGAGATGGGGAAGCAGTTGCAGGAGACCCTGCTTGAGATTGGATCACTTCAGCAAGACATGGACTCCATTGTG AGAACTTCGGAGAAAGTGGAATTGGAAATCACCAACCATTTTTCTGCAATGACTGAATCAATTGAAGAGACTCTGCGAGTGGTGATTGAGATAATTGGCAGGGAGCAGCAAGCAGCCTTGAGCCAGGCCAAAGCCATCCGAGCCCAGCTGGAACAGAAATGCATGGAGCTCCGAGAGAAGAAACTCCAGCTGGAAATCTTGGCTAGCAAGAGTGATAATTTCAAATTGGTACAG GAATCCCTTTGTTTCAGCACTGCTTCCCAAGTCCCTGACATCCCACGGTTGAAGTCGGACTTGCACTCCATGCTGGAACGTGCCAGCAAGGCTGCAGCAGAGCTCTCCTCTCAGGTGAAGGAGTGCCTCCGTCGAGCAATGAAGCGCAAACTGAAGAGCACAGGTAGGGGAG GGTGTGAAAAAAGTGTTCAAACATCAGTGACATCTTACTACACCTCTCTGCTTCCCCCCGAGTCCAAGATTCGGAAGAACTTTGAAGAAT CACTCCCATCACAAAGCAGTGCGACTGCTCCTCCAAGCCACGCCAATCCGATCCTTTCCTCTGGACCCTGCAG GATCCAGGGCTGTGTTTTATTCTga